The Juglans regia cultivar Chandler chromosome 16, Walnut 2.0, whole genome shotgun sequence nucleotide sequence GCGCTCGACACTGGGCTCGAGTGAAACTCAAGTCCGAGAATTCGCTCGAGTCCCACTTGACAGTGAGTTcaagcgagacacaaaccctagtgttcactcaacacctcgctcgagccaatgttgattTGACTGATCGCTTGAGGCGCGCTcgacacgccgctcgagcgaagtatgCAAATTTTGCCAGATTAGAGTTTCCAGCACCGTttgctataaatatatcatattagacttgttATCTACGACcttaagcatattttgagagagaataattgtctagtgagtgcatattgtgtgagagagtaaAAAACCTTAGAGagtatgagttgagattgagtgattgtaatattatctggttaataagatttctgcagctctGTAGACGTAGACAATTTGCCGAATCACGTATATTGTATCTCGTGTGAttgattgtgttgtttttactttatttgtcatcgttaaTGTATGCgtgtgttttgcacaacatTATACAACAAGAAGGCCCAAAAATAAGGGGCGGAACCAAGCTCACAACCCATCAACTAAAGGGTCCAATTAACCCTCTGGTTATGCTCCTAATCTAAATTTGTTGAGGCATATTTAggaatacaattatttttagatgttgtaaaattattttattattatttataaatattctatatatcCTTAATATCCAAAGGAGAGTGACGGAATCGTTGAGCCAATTCCGCTACTTTCACAGCTCAGACAACACTCCAACATAATTCAAccaaatctttatttatttatttattgttttttctctgttttttcttttgcatcCCTGTGGGGTtcttttatcaaaatcattgtCACTCTAACAGAGCCTTCTTTTTGGGCTGGGAAGTTTTGCGCCCAGACACCTTTGCAAGACCACTTGGTTAGAGATTGGGTTGGTGTTTGAGTTTCGGGCTCAGTACTTCTCCCATAGGTATAtaggatttgttttttaaaagaaaatccattttatctaaataaataaataaaatacttccTCTCTggctttttaaaaaattatctaaaaaattcaaatgactAAAAACTTCAAAGTCACAAATTTCTTATTACATGTTGGTTGAAtaacttttgaaaaatgatacttacTATTCTCTCATTTCACTCTTATCCCGTTATAAAAAAGTGTCACTGttcacatttaaatattttgttttaaaaaataagagatgacCCAAAGGTAATGAAAAGTGACATATTTATATAGTAAGATGAAAGtgtaaaatataacataaagtattactccataaaaatagaaaagtgtCGGGTCATAAAAAGTTTTTACAATTTGGCTAAATCTAatgcattatatttttcatataataagaAAATTCATAATCTAATTTACAGTaataaattatgtcaatttataaaattatttttataagatatatttttagacAAGTATTCTGGATAAAGATATTGCATTTAGCCCTTATTTAGGaatacaaatcatctcatctaatctcaaatttctcataatttatttctcaaacatcactcaaacataaacatttttcaatttcaaatattcagttttttcatataatcattacaactttccaaaaaacttacaaataaaacaatagaattttttcaaattttaaaataaaaataatattaaaaaattaaattttaataatattttaactttataatatttgtatttaatttttttctctcttattttttaaaatccaataaaatatcttaattttaataatatttacaaatttctcgAATCATTTTAACACCATGCACGTTAAGATTTAAAGGATATTGCTttttctctgatctctctccAGAGGTCTTTTTCTCTCTACCCAATCGTCGACATCATTCCATTTCTGCCGCCCAGAGGGGGGTTGGAGCTTCGACTCCTCCCTTCCTCCTCATGTCTGGCCAACGTCGGAGCTGTCtatagagtttttgttttcctattTTTTCGTCATTTTCCATCCGTAGCATCAAGATGCGCTGATCTACTGCCTAAGGACCACCGACGACCACCACGCGCCTCGCCAGCAGATCCTCCAACCGTCGATCTGTCAGACGGTCGAAGAAAACTGCTCAAAAGAGCGGCGTGTGAGACTTTTCATGCACCGCCACGCCAAAGAGAGCCAGTCGCCATCATGTGTGGCACCATTGGGATCAATGGCTTCAGATCTCTCAGATCTGACCACTGTCTTATTTCTTAGAATGGCTACAAACAATGAAGATCCTATGCCGGCGTATCGACACATCTTCCAATTGCTACATTCCTTTGTCCCTGCTTTCCCTAGCCGATGATCAAGACAAAATAGTCATGGAAGACTCATATAACCAGTTCAGACAAACAAGCTACAACATACATCGTTTCATTACGACTTTTTAGTCGTAGTCTAATAGTCTATTTATCAAACTatacaaaaatcatttcaaGCGGATTCCTCTTAGTAGGAAATGGGTGGGAGCTAATTTTTTACTCCAGAtctctccttttatttatttaagtagtattgcatttgtttattttaagataattatTGGGACTCTCACCTAATTAAACTTTGTATCATATAatcacttattttatttatgaatttgttTGCTTCGaggaataaaaaaaaccctaggCGAAAGCCACCTTATCTTGGGGATGATTGGTAGGGTAATTCAAACGCACGGGTTACTATACTAGGGCATACCAAGTTCCTAATCGGGAGGAGCAAGAATGGCCCACCCTCGAAGTCTTTTCACTTTCAAAACAAAGCACAGTGACATGAGCTTATCCTGAAGAAAGCAACCAGGAAAAGTCCCATTCTCAACTCTATTTTGTATGCTGCACTTGCAGTGAGGGGGAATGGGGGTGGGGTTGTAGGGTTTTAAAAAGGACGCACAACCATCCGGGATTTCGAGTCAAAAGACAGCTACAAAAAGCTCGTCTTTTTCTCCTCAACTTAACTCTCCCAACATCAATCCATCACACGTGTGGCTCTCGTCAGTACAGACATATATTACTCAATACCAACTAATGGCCAAAATGCCAACCACTATCTCACGAATATTTGGGGATGAGAATGAGATCTATCCATCTCCATGCACTTTGAGAGTGATTGATGCACTCCCCCAACATTTTCCCAATGACTTTGCAAGCAGGGAACCTTTTAGAAACTGTCCAATCACCATTCAACATGTGAGGAAAAAGCAAACTCATGCAACCACTTGTCTAAAAGATCAAGTCCTTACATCAGATGGTctaacttttatcttaaataaCGAGTTTTTAAGCATTCTGATTCACAAAAAATCTCGGAGAAGAAGTGCAATGGAGCCAGATATTTTGCTGCATGATGAAAGGAGGAGGTAGCCAGCAAATGAGGAATGTCCAGCCTTTGTTCTGATGGGGTAGAAGTGATTATAGGCCACATGTTCCCCATTAATGCAAGGGGAAAAAGCCAGGGGACTTGGCTTTATGCACTTCTCCCCCTTCCCTTGTACAGGTTTTTCTGTCTCCTTGGGTTGCTCTCAGTGTCTCCTTACTGTATATGTCTCTGGTGGTTCATGGATTTCCGCCCATAGTCGTGGCAGCATTTTAGCCTATGCCTTTTTTTAAACTGTTGAATATGTTGGCGTCACTCTGATTTATTGCGCTCGTGCCACCACTGCGAGTGTTTCTATTTCTGACAACAACCAGAGTTGGCAAATGAAGGTCCTTTCTACCCTCAGATCAGAAAATGAATGCTGTGACAGATTGCTGTTGATGTCCACAAATCCTTAGCATTCTCAAGACATGAATAGCACGGCTTCAGAACACCATGATTGAGCTCCACGGATGTCTGGTTCTTATCCAATGTTCATGGATATGTACTGCATCACCTTCAGATTCACAACTTCTAGTTTTCTTGACTCAAATAGGAGTCAAATAGGCTTAAGAAACTTGAACCAGCTTTATGATATTGGCCAGAGGCCTTTTTTTAATGcgcatttcaatttttatcctCATTTATATGTCGGAAAAAGTTCAGCATATCACTTTTAACTTTGCATGATTTTCGTCGTAATTCAAGAGAAAACGATAGCCTTTTGGTAGTGATGCTAAATGACACTTCGAACTTCGTAGCACATTTCTACTTCGGCCATCAGATCCAATGAATGGAAATCTGTATCTTGCCCTTTTCAAATGACCACTTTTTAGGCACCAAAACTGGCCTTGCGAGTCATTGATTATTAGTCTTTCCCTTTCCCCTTATACACAACCCAACATGTTTCATCACTTTTCCCGCTGGTGCCGGGGCATCATCTCTTTATAGTAAGGAAGGTGTTAATATGTATCATATGGGAATTCATCCATGCAGCTTGTGGGAAAATTACCCAATTCTTTGGAGAACAAGGGTGATTATTAGTTgcagaaattgagagagaactTTCATGCAGGATTATCAAATTTCACAAACATCAAGCATACACATTGTGGAAAAAAATCAGTGAACAAGACAACAACTTCTACAGACCAAGTTTTAAAGGATTCCAGGCAACAGAGACAGAAAATTAACCCCATGATATTCCCACATGGCAGAATCTGGAAAAAGCAAATAGGAAGATCACTTCCCCAACCCATGTCATTGTCATTTCATTTAGTCTACATCCTAAAGGGCTCCcaaaaaggaatttttttacTGAAAAACCTTCCCATCACCCTTGCGTCCAAAATCTTGATGGCTTCCTCTGATTTAATGCATCTGGGCGTTTTGTATTGGTTGACAGAAGACCCTTGAGAAACACAAAAATCCATTAGTGCATCAAATGCCCCGTGCATCACCACCCTTATCTCCAAGGGTCCAattgatttgtcatttttcctGCATCTCCTATAGACAAAATCCAGTGAATCTTCCATTATGGAGCAACATTGTTCCATTTTATTCTGATCAAGCTCGGGTAAATCGTTATTCCCTTTCATTTTAAGCTCCCAATATAGTACATAATGACCTGGGATTGATGAAGTGTCGGCATAGCTAGTGTACTCAGTCAGGAGAAAGCCGAGGGGCTCGAGCAGGCGCTTCGCTTGTGTCACTGCATTTAACAGgtcttcttcatttgttttgtCAGTGTCAATGCTCAAGACCACATTTCTGCGGTGAACAAACCGGAACTGGGGAGCATTGTTGTGGAAACCAGTAACCATGAGAATGTCTCCTACTCTGTATCTGTATAGCCCTGAAAAAGATGACAGACATTGAGAAAATTAACTGTGTATCACATGGACCTTCCAGTATAGACTTGTTAAAGCTTAATTCAAAATAATCAATCAATATAGCCTATAAGAGGAGCAGCTCTAACAATTTGACCTTCCAGTATAGAGTTGTAAACATTGATCTGGATAAGTAAACTAAAAGCTCACCTGTAAAAGTAGTGACAACAAGTTCGTAATAGTGACCAAGCTTCACGTCCACTAGGTCGACTGTTTCCATTCTTGCCTTTCTAGTCTCCTGTGTGCAATTCTCATCAGAAACACTGTTGCATTGGATCTCCTCAGACTCTTCATGGTTTTTCTCCACCGGTATGAACTCAAAGTAGGCCATGTTAGGGAGGAGAGTGTAAGAAACATCAGAAGGCTTGCTTAGCGGTTTGAGATTGATACCAAGGTAGCATTCAGAAGAAGCATACATAGTTGAAACTAGAGGGAGTCCACCGCTGTAAAATTCCAGTGTAGGGATGTATTGGGCCATAGAACCTGTAACAATTACTTCAATATACTTTGTTCTAGGCCAAAGCTTTTTAATTATCCCTTCCCATGATTTACTGCCACACTCATACTCAATCAAATCAGCCAAATCTGAATTGGGTTTGCTAATAATTAAAGATACAGCCTTTCTGCAACTGGGTTCTGTGATCCAGTCACTGACACGACCAGTTCTAATGTTAGAACACAGCTCTCTCCAGTAATCCTCCAAGAATTTGATAGCCCGAAGAAAGGCAGATGCGAAAACAGCACCAACCCTTAGAACATGGTCCCTGTGTACTAAGCCACAAAGTAATTGGCAGTACATGCTCTGCTTGCTGTCTGGACACAAGATAGCCTCGTCCGGGCTTGTGTAAACGTTGAACCGATTTAAAGGCCGATTTCTAAAGTTTTTACTCTTGTAATAGCTTGTTAGGACAGGTCTTGCTATCAAACCTGAAGGAGTAATAATTTCGGATTTGATAAACAAAAGGTACATTCCTTTTCCTTGATCCAAGCCATCCACATACCTGAATTTGTATTTACACGCTTCTTTAGtgtcctttcctttccttttttttttttttttttatcaattaccGAAacgtaaaagaataattttaggAGAAAGGTTTCTCACTTGTTCATCACTGGCACAAGGAGGTTATAGAAGAATGTCTTTCTATCCAAGTCTTCAGCAGTTGAAGGCATCAACTTTGGCTGCCCTTCTGAAGTTCCCGAGCTGCATGAGATGCCAAACCTTTTAGAGCGAACGGAAAGATGTAAAGTAAGttagaaggaaaaagagaaagaaagactGAACAATGTCAATGCCTTGTGAGGAGCTCAGTGATTGGTTGAGCCGAAATTATCTCTGATGGCTCTCCATTGGCTATCCGCTCGATGTAAGGCTTAACGTCTTCATAATTCACAACAGGAACTTTCTCCTTGAAAGGTTTCTTGTCAGAATGGCCACTGAGAAAGCTCCTAAGATATTCTGTGTGAACATTTTGTGTTAGAATCTCCTCTAATACCTGTTGTTGCACTTTATACGCATTTGTGGTCAGGTCCTCTAAAAGCTTCATGCCAGCTTCCCAATCATTTGGATCATACGCGGGCAACATCCTTAGCAATGAGTGCTTTTGGTAGCACTAAAACTTGATACCAACTGCTGATGACATGAATAACTTGGAAAGAATGAATTGTATTGTGggtttatttgatcatataatTGAATTGTGTAGGTGATGGATCAGAAAAGACCCCAAAAGCAGTCAAATCTGCAGCTTCTCTTCCTGCTGAACTGAATTTCACAATCCTGCATCAGCAGAAGTCAGAACAATGAGGATGTTCAACAGAAACTGTTACATAACTCTCATATTTAAAAAGGCCTCTCTTTCTGAATAGTAAATTTGTTTTTGTGCAACTGCTAATGAGGGGAGGATGGGAAATGTTTAAATAACAGCTTCTGTAGGGGATTTTAGTTAATGATGTATATTCCAAAAactagaaattaaaaacaaggaAATGCAATGGAAGTAGAGGCTATGGAGGTCCTACACACGTGGCCTTGTCCTGTAAGCTGTgaatcaattataaattattggtCAAAGGTACCTACGAGTACCCATTCTTCCATTCCAAATCAGCCACTTtagaatcaaataaaaaaatcgtgTAGGATTCCAAACCCAATCAATAGCTCTCTTTGCTTAAGATAAGCTTGGCAATCAATTAAGTATTCAACAATAAATGTTGGTGTTGCTCAGACTCAAGCTCTTAGAACACTACCAAATATTTAGACTGAGGGAAAATAACTTAAGAACAACAAAGTCATGCAAGAAATTCAAGTATCCATGACAGAACAGGAGAATGATATCAAACTGCCAATCAAAGAGAGGCTCGCTCTACAGCTTTAGTGCTGAACCAATAAAATATGTAAGCAGAGAACATCAGTTCAAAAAGGGTGGGGGGGcctctaaactttttttttctaagatagACGATAAATTTAGGTAAGGTTTGCTAGTTTTTAGTCGATGTTCTAGGTGGCATTGCACATGGGGATATGCATGACACCACAGTAGGATGCAGCTGATCCCATGAACTCATTAAGCAGCTGCTTGTCACATTTTCGGCCAAACTATCTCCAAAAATAGGGGTTCTGCTTGGCTGACAGTCTTGCTAATTTCAAGACAAAAGACTGTCTTCTGATCTGAGATCGAAGTTTCCACCACCAGGAGTGTAGACGCACAGAGAGATTTCTGTGGCTCTAAGAaaatggaatattttttttttatctaataacaCTTTCTTGTTTCCTACTCGTTTGAACTCCCAAAGCaactttaagaaattttaactGTATTATGCAAtcctgataaaaaaatatatcttactCAAGTTAGAAGGAATGTGTATTTAATCAGATTAATTCAAGTTAAGAGTGCCATCTTACATTAATGCAATATTCAAGGACATAACAATGGCAACTTTCAGCTCAGTACTATTTCACAGGATTAGTTCTGCTTTTGCACTGAGGACATGGATTTGATCATATGAGCTAACACATGACacaatatgaaaagaaaaaagaattataatccagtacaaatattttaacaaagaaAGTAGTTTCCAGACAAGGGTTGTCAACTTGCCATGCTGGTGAATCATGTGTCATCTCAAGGGCCCTACAGTACTGGAATCATCAAAATTATGATTGGAGACCGGCCAATGCAACCAAAATTTGTCGGGATCGATTATAGTAGAGCCATGCTAGATTATGCATCTCAGGCCTAAAGAGTCAAGATAGTGTTTGTTTGCATGCATCCGAACCACCTGGTCATCGGAAGATCGACCTGGGGACAAAGAAAGCACTATTCTGAGAAACTTATCAACCAATTATACAAACTTATGCCGCGTGCTAAAAGCTCGAGTTTCTAGGCTCAAACTCGTCTCCCAAGAAGAGCCAAAACCCAaagctctttttatttttagttttcctGATGATCttgtgaatcattttctaaaagaaaaaaaagaggaaccCTAATAGTTAAGAAAGCTGTGTATATTTTATAAACAGCAGACGCATAGTCTTTGTTTGGTTTGTTCTTCACACCAGGAGAAAAACTTTCATTCAAAGGAAAATATGATCTGTAAGGGTTGAAAATATAACAGCTTTGTAAGAAATGATTCTATTTATACCGATTGCAAAGAGGCCCCAGCAGTGAATGAACTCATGCTGCAATGTCCAAGGCCAAAAAAAGAGGCATGCACGCAGCATAAGTCAGCTTGTTAattgttagaaaaaaaagtCGAACCAGAAATGGCAATGAGTCCTCAATTGGTAACAAAATACGATAACTAGCTAGCGTGTGAATCAGTCCACCCGAGTGCTCCATTATTATTAAAGGCCTTCGTTTAGAATATCGTCTAACAACATTGCACGTCTCTACTATCATAAAAGGAAGAGTAGAATCGTAAAAGGAAGTAGAATGCATGGTAAGCAAGATGGGGTTTGGATCATCCAGAGTTGATGGAAAAGTGCCAATTTTGCTTGctgcattatatatatgtaaacggTACTCGATCTGTGGCATCAGATCTCATCGGGTCAAGTGCACTGTAGAAGGTGCTCGATGAATGTGTACGTCAAGCATGGACTTTGAGCTGTTTCTGCGATATA carries:
- the LOC109006711 gene encoding indole-3-acetic acid-amido synthetase GH3.17-like, giving the protein MLPAYDPNDWEAGMKLLEDLTTNAYKVQQQVLEEILTQNVHTEYLRSFLSGHSDKKPFKEKVPVVNYEDVKPYIERIANGEPSEIISAQPITELLTSSGTSEGQPKLMPSTAEDLDRKTFFYNLLVPVMNKYVDGLDQGKGMYLLFIKSEIITPSGLIARPVLTSYYKSKNFRNRPLNRFNVYTSPDEAILCPDSKQSMYCQLLCGLVHRDHVLRVGAVFASAFLRAIKFLEDYWRELCSNIRTGRVSDWITEPSCRKAVSLIISKPNSDLADLIEYECGSKSWEGIIKKLWPRTKYIEVIVTGSMAQYIPTLEFYSGGLPLVSTMYASSECYLGINLKPLSKPSDVSYTLLPNMAYFEFIPVEKNHEESEEIQCNSVSDENCTQETRKARMETVDLVDVKLGHYYELVVTTFTGLYRYRVGDILMVTGFHNNAPQFRFVHRRNVVLSIDTDKTNEEDLLNAVTQAKRLLEPLGFLLTEYTSYADTSSIPGHYVLYWELKMKGNNDLPELDQNKMEQCCSIMEDSLDFVYRRCRKNDKSIGPLEIRVVMHGAFDALMDFCVSQGSSVNQYKTPRCIKSEEAIKILDARVMGRFFSKKIPFWEPFRM